From the Gramella sp. Hel_I_59 genome, one window contains:
- a CDS encoding helix-turn-helix transcriptional regulator: NKGVSQDRVVDLTGIPKRSYVNYENGQTDIPISKLQNIASALNVSVSELLGEKIKENKNISILKEEGLKYERTSSITLEKLQQDVRQVNANVVSLNEGITKSLESLANAAMQGLKNDLKLIRWTESVDNKRILKVAEDLETFLNEYQAREH; encoded by the coding sequence AAACAAAGGAGTGTCACAGGATAGAGTGGTGGACCTTACTGGTATTCCAAAAAGATCATACGTAAATTATGAAAATGGTCAAACTGATATTCCAATTTCAAAATTGCAGAATATTGCAAGTGCTCTAAATGTTTCTGTATCTGAATTGTTGGGTGAGAAAATCAAGGAGAATAAAAACATCTCGATTTTAAAAGAAGAAGGCTTAAAGTATGAACGCACTTCATCGATTACATTGGAAAAGCTTCAACAAGATGTTCGACAGGTGAATGCCAATGTTGTTTCTTTAAACGAAGGCATAACTAAAAGTCTGGAAAGTTTGGCGAACGCAGCGATGCAGGGTCTCAAAAATGATCTAAAATTAATTAGGTGGACAGAGAGTGTGGATAACAAACGAATTTTGAAAGTAGCTGAAGATCTAGAAACTTTCTTAAATGAATACCAGGCAAGAGAGCATTAA